From one Streptomyces sp. Q6 genomic stretch:
- the ispG gene encoding flavodoxin-dependent (E)-4-hydroxy-3-methylbut-2-enyl-diphosphate synthase: MSSGEPVSLGLPEVPVRPIAERRVSRRIQVGPVAVGGGAPVSVQSMTTTRTSDIGATLQQIAELTASGCQIVRVACPTQDDADALATIARKSQIPVIADIHFQPKYVFAAIDAGCAAVRVNPGNIKKFDDQVKQIARAASDAGTPIRIGVNAGSLDPRLLQKYGRATPEALVESALWEASLFEEHGFRDIKISVKHNDPVVMVNAYRQLAAACDYPLHLGVTEAGPAFQGTIKSAVAFGALLSEGIGDTIRVSLSAPPAEECKVGIQILESLGLRQRRLEIVSCPSCGRAQVDVYKLADEVSAGLDGMEVPLRVAVMGCVVNGPGEAREADLGVASGNGKGQIFVKGEVIKTVPESKIVETLIEEAMKIAEQMEQDGVASGAPDVTVS, encoded by the coding sequence AGTTCCGGAGAGCCTGTCTCACTGGGCCTCCCCGAGGTGCCGGTCCGACCGATCGCCGAGCGGCGCGTCAGCCGCCGGATCCAGGTCGGACCGGTGGCCGTGGGAGGCGGCGCGCCGGTGTCCGTGCAGTCGATGACGACGACACGGACGTCGGACATCGGGGCCACGCTGCAACAGATCGCCGAACTGACCGCCTCCGGCTGTCAGATCGTGCGGGTGGCGTGCCCCACGCAGGACGACGCCGACGCGCTCGCGACCATCGCGCGCAAGTCGCAGATCCCCGTCATCGCGGACATCCACTTCCAGCCGAAGTACGTGTTCGCCGCCATCGACGCCGGGTGTGCGGCGGTCCGTGTGAACCCGGGCAACATCAAGAAGTTCGACGACCAGGTGAAGCAGATCGCGCGGGCCGCCTCGGACGCGGGCACGCCGATCCGGATCGGGGTCAACGCGGGGTCGCTCGACCCCCGGCTGCTCCAGAAGTACGGCAGGGCGACACCGGAGGCGCTCGTCGAGTCCGCGCTGTGGGAGGCGTCGCTCTTCGAGGAGCACGGTTTCCGCGACATCAAGATCTCCGTGAAGCACAACGACCCCGTGGTGATGGTGAACGCCTACCGGCAGCTCGCCGCGGCGTGCGACTACCCCCTGCACCTCGGGGTCACGGAGGCGGGCCCCGCCTTCCAGGGCACCATCAAGTCCGCCGTCGCCTTCGGAGCGCTGCTCAGCGAGGGTATCGGCGACACCATCCGCGTCTCGCTGTCCGCGCCGCCCGCCGAGGAGTGCAAGGTGGGCATCCAGATCCTGGAGTCGCTCGGGCTGCGGCAGCGGCGCCTGGAGATCGTGTCCTGTCCGTCGTGCGGACGGGCCCAGGTCGACGTGTACAAGCTCGCCGACGAGGTGAGCGCCGGGCTCGACGGCATGGAGGTGCCGCTGCGCGTCGCCGTCATGGGATGCGTGGTGAACGGCCCCGGCGAGGCGCGCGAGGCGGATCTCGGCGTCGCGTCCGGCAACGGCAAGGGTCAGATCTTCGTGAAGGGCGAGGTCATCAAGACCGTCCCGGAGTCGAAGATCGTGGAGACGCTCATCGAGGAGGCGATGAAGATCGCCGAACAGATGGAGCAGGACGGCGTCGCGTCGGGGGCTCCCGACGTCACCGTGAGCTGA